The following are encoded together in the Oncorhynchus tshawytscha isolate Ot180627B unplaced genomic scaffold, Otsh_v2.0 Un_contig_2607_pilon_pilon, whole genome shotgun sequence genome:
- the LOC121843246 gene encoding dachshund homolog 2-like produces MTTTMPVSASPPVLSPDQGEPSSGVIICSDPFYTPTTTSPHQDSPSLRLTTTGLLNPFLSGSGVPSCGLGFNNTPVPGDRVISTTTATTTSECRMVDVHGIKVASFSVGGQDELICLPQVFDLFLKHLVGGLHTVYTKLKRLDICPVVCTVEQVRVLRGLGAIQPGVNRCKLISRREFEALYNDCTNA; encoded by the coding sequence ATGACTACCACCATGCCAGTCTCTGcatcccctcctgtcctctcaccCGACCAAGGAGAACCTTCCTCTGGGGTAATAATCTGCTCCGATCCGTTTTACACCCCCACAACCACCAGCCCTCATCAAGACTCCCCATCCCTGCGGCTCACCACCACGGGACTTCTCAACCCCTTCCTATCGGGCTCAGGAGTCCCATCCTGCGGCTTGGGATTCAACAACACCCCGGTGCCTGGAGATCGAGTCATTTCCACCACCACTGCGACCACAACCAGTGAGTGCAGAATGGTGGATGTACACGGAATAAAAGTTGCCTCTTTCAGCGTCGGAGGACAGGACGAGTTGATTTGTCTACCCCAAGTTTTCGATCTCTTCCTAAAACACCTTGTCGGCGGGCTTCATACCGTTTACACCAAGCTGAAACGCCTGGATATATGTCCGGTTGTGTGTACGGTGGAGCAGGTACGTGTCCTGCGAGGACTTGGCGCTATTCAACCGGGAGTAAACCGCTGTAAACTCATCTCCAGGCGAGAATTCGAGGCGCTCTACAATGACTGCACCAATGCAAG